In the Nitrososphaerota archaeon genome, one interval contains:
- a CDS encoding DUF3343 domain-containing protein, with product MQAEHTLRKAGFSIRTGAPPPEVRTGCDLAISVPSQDVNAAEKILKENDIPILDVVFTFEEELPPLQLSQLVKKVDFGNYLMIRVGNMKLTFEKKGGIIVNISGGGCPDIPLLGLKMVGKPLDKAPQPNEVGYTLCAYTLQKAYEHAVEAWKKVRK from the coding sequence ATGCAAGCTGAGCATACCTTACGGAAAGCAGGCTTTAGCATTAGGACAGGCGCTCCTCCACCAGAAGTCAGAACAGGTTGCGATCTAGCCATCTCGGTACCAAGTCAAGATGTAAATGCAGCTGAAAAGATCTTAAAAGAGAACGATATACCAATACTTGATGTTGTTTTTACATTCGAAGAGGAGCTCCCACCTCTCCAGCTCTCTCAGCTCGTAAAGAAAGTTGACTTCGGAAACTATTTGATGATACGGGTGGGTAACATGAAGCTAACCTTTGAAAAGAAAGGCGGAATCATCGTGAACATTTCTGGCGGCGGATGCCCAGACATACCCCTATTAGGCCTAAAGATGGTAGGTAAACCTCTAGATAAAGCTCCTCAGCCGAACGAAGTAGGGTACACTCTTTGCGCCTACACGTTACAAAAGGCATATGAGCATGCGGTTGAAGCTTGGAAAAAGGTGAGGAAATAA